A section of the Dehalobacter sp. DCM genome encodes:
- a CDS encoding DUF6262 family protein, whose product MRKIPDSLLNLQQKQREQTISAVKSTIQELKAEGCPVTIKRLCERTGLSRSVFSKPHVKALMDEELFHIPAKTVSEGTLESQYAKLLLQLEKSKRRESDLKSANIQLRETVQELRSECELLRGELHSLMQRGMRLQGGGERK is encoded by the coding sequence ATGAGAAAAATTCCTGATTCCCTGCTCAATCTACAGCAAAAGCAGCGTGAACAAACGATATCCGCTGTTAAAAGCACGATACAGGAGCTGAAGGCGGAAGGGTGTCCGGTTACCATAAAACGCTTATGCGAACGGACGGGGCTTTCACGTTCGGTATTCAGCAAGCCGCACGTGAAAGCCTTGATGGATGAGGAACTCTTCCATATCCCTGCAAAGACTGTATCCGAAGGGACGCTGGAGAGTCAATATGCGAAGCTACTCCTGCAATTGGAGAAATCCAAGCGCCGGGAAAGCGATCTTAAGTCTGCAAATATTCAATTGCGTGAAACTGTACAGGAATTGCGTTCTGAATGTGAGCTGCTGCGGGGGGAACTTCATTCCCTTATGCAGCGTGGAATGCGGCTTCAAGGAGGGGGTGAGCGAAAATGA
- a CDS encoding DNA cytosine methyltransferase, translating into MYTTKTKQNWRLQGFSDEMFDRTRAVNSDNQLYHQAGNSVTVTVVYTIGMRILEAQNKMGG; encoded by the coding sequence GTGTACACCACAAAAACTAAACAAAACTGGCGTTTGCAGGGCTTTTCGGACGAAATGTTTGACAGGACCAGGGCGGTCAATTCGGACAATCAGCTTTACCATCAGGCCGGAAACTCCGTCACCGTAACGGTGGTATACACCATCGGCATGAGGATTTTGGAAGCACAAAATAAGATGGGAGGGTAA
- a CDS encoding prepilin peptidase, which translates to MINWLILKGVLFSALLLTAAVWDIRRREIPDWIPLLIFLTGIPLIKPLDAFSGLVVTGLPYLLAAVLSRKREGFSIGGGDIKLMAACGFVLGAWGGILQSIAALTLSLVAGIAICAFRKTKKLNAVLLPLAPFFCAGGIFSYCVVVFLAPS; encoded by the coding sequence ATGATCAACTGGCTGATATTGAAAGGCGTACTGTTTTCGGCTTTGCTCCTTACAGCGGCGGTTTGGGATATCCGCAGGCGTGAAATCCCTGATTGGATACCGCTGCTCATCTTTTTAACAGGTATTCCACTGATAAAGCCGCTGGACGCCTTTTCAGGGCTTGTGGTGACAGGACTGCCGTATTTGCTTGCGGCAGTCCTGTCCCGTAAAAGAGAAGGTTTTTCCATAGGCGGCGGCGACATCAAGCTGATGGCCGCCTGCGGCTTTGTCTTGGGTGCCTGGGGCGGTATACTTCAAAGTATTGCCGCCCTGACTCTTTCCCTTGTCGCTGGTATCGCCATTTGCGCTTTCCGGAAAACGAAAAAGCTGAATGCCGTTTTATTACCCCTTGCACCGTTTTTCTGTGCGGGGGGTATTTTTTCATACTGCGTGGTTGTGTTCTTAGCGCCGTCATAA
- a CDS encoding S-layer homology domain-containing protein, producing MKHKGKKIGILVLVLLLLLGVGFYVETLLVKDAMNEKKSEQPASISSEVKDAGQDNLVIADLDDLINSSTDNGKPSDVEITGKDNQNNYNESTNAPDKDKQSPDSTSGDSGQGSPSGSDSDNTGSAGSGSGGNGSGSGGSDNNSSNSGGSNNNSDNSSSGGGSHSYPQSQVSFELPATAHTDTQLNIATSLNYTKALTWSLAREAADGVSIPVDTTTAIDGSLTTRGGTITFKESGSYTLTATAVNYGGRETVFSKNITVYSVIDTGFDLPEYTHTDKTVTITNDAELDGLDIVWSVARDSEAVQWDSAIDGTFSNKGGTIAFMEKGRYTLTASATDATGRTFAHSEDIEVYSVAGVAFELPAAAHTDTAIELTTTLTEMDGLTAEWSLARNGEQVPIGDYMEGSLTDNGGSIRFLDKGVYALTAKVTDKTGRVFETTASIAVYPVGAAGFYLPEITHTDTLVKVEATFLNIDTATAVWNLTRNGMPVALNDYIEGPLTNDGGTIRFKEKGEYVLEAAFTDGAGRIYSYASSAIVYPVPSLVFQVPATAHTDSVIKIDTTSTEMDGLTVEWLVDNTYGFQDWDTYIDGKPGNDGGTIRFKHAGVYELVARTTDAAGRVFLFENGNKIEVHPVLNIRFELPETTYPDRTIDLRTNGNIGVLPVEWNVSKDGNIVPLTCVEGTLNSQGGKIRFTEAGQYTLTASMTDALGRIFSYTDSVAVYPIPEIQMALPQTVYAGEAAAAAVSGSGLDNLTAVWTISENGGENKSYTEYADGDLSNQGGNITFKTKGSYVLTVTMTDELGRTFSQSKTITVYPIPDMQISLPQLTYSGEALPVTVAGSELTGLGMAWSISIDGGATAPYTQYATGTLGSNGGEVRISTDKTITVKFTAIATDENNRNFTFVSGTATVKPVVQGSFKIPSSVHVGTGFTVTMGSVSGLEGKSIVWSLTRSGNAASYTGTLTNGGGSISISATGTYTLTASVTNDVGRTFTHSESVTATNTAPNKPTATATVTRTARDAKLLVNFAVSATDPDGDTVTYEYSGQSADGYYAVGAYAVKVRAKDAHGLYSDWTTISFTVANSEPTTPVITRTPNGNSVPPNTPVTITASSTDPDGDVITYVWEGRPAQTSTYPLGKNTVRVKAVDATGAESSWAAIVFFVSDSTNGGGMTLTGPESVILEQGIAGATITEYTFTVPPVSGHSGSDYGRVRGYNIRTGAWDQLDYQTTTNGITFSRTLTPGVYSQLEFYYYTNHNCMYNKSNITYSVTYYFE from the coding sequence ATGAAACATAAAGGTAAAAAAATCGGCATCCTCGTCCTTGTTCTGCTGTTGCTGCTTGGCGTTGGCTTCTATGTTGAAACGCTTCTGGTGAAGGATGCCATGAATGAAAAGAAATCGGAACAGCCGGCAAGTATTTCCTCAGAGGTTAAAGATGCAGGTCAGGACAATCTGGTTATCGCAGATCTGGATGATCTGATAAACAGCAGTACCGACAATGGAAAACCTTCGGACGTTGAAATAACAGGGAAAGACAATCAGAATAATTATAATGAGTCAACGAACGCACCTGACAAAGACAAGCAATCCCCAGACAGCACGTCCGGTGATTCCGGCCAAGGAAGTCCGAGCGGCAGTGATTCTGACAACACCGGCTCTGCTGGCAGCGGTTCAGGCGGCAATGGGTCTGGTAGCGGAGGTTCAGACAATAATAGTTCGAATAGCGGCGGTTCAAACAACAATTCGGATAATAGCAGTTCAGGCGGCGGTTCTCACTCCTATCCGCAGTCGCAGGTGAGCTTTGAACTGCCAGCCACGGCACACACCGATACCCAACTCAATATAGCAACTTCCTTAAACTACACCAAAGCCCTCACCTGGTCGCTTGCCAGAGAAGCGGCAGACGGTGTGTCAATTCCAGTTGATACGACAACAGCAATAGACGGATCCCTTACAACCAGGGGCGGCACCATTACTTTCAAGGAAAGCGGCAGTTACACGCTGACCGCCACCGCTGTCAATTACGGGGGCAGGGAAACTGTCTTTTCCAAAAACATTACGGTTTATTCTGTGATAGACACAGGCTTTGACCTGCCGGAATACACGCACACGGATAAGACGGTAACCATTACCAATGACGCGGAGCTTGACGGTCTTGACATTGTATGGTCGGTCGCCAGGGATAGTGAAGCGGTGCAATGGGACAGTGCAATAGACGGCACCTTTTCCAACAAGGGGGGAACGATTGCTTTTATGGAAAAAGGCCGCTATACGTTGACTGCTTCCGCTACCGATGCCACCGGCAGAACATTTGCCCACAGCGAGGACATTGAAGTTTATTCGGTGGCGGGTGTTGCCTTTGAACTTCCCGCTGCCGCGCACACGGACACGGCCATCGAACTGACCACCACTCTGACGGAGATGGATGGGCTGACTGCCGAGTGGAGTCTTGCCCGCAACGGCGAACAGGTGCCCATCGGCGATTACATGGAAGGTAGTCTGACCGACAACGGAGGAAGCATTCGCTTTTTGGACAAGGGCGTATATGCTTTGACCGCCAAAGTTACGGATAAAACCGGCAGAGTTTTTGAAACCACGGCATCTATTGCGGTATATCCTGTTGGAGCAGCCGGATTTTATCTGCCTGAAATTACCCATACGGATACCCTTGTGAAGGTGGAGGCCACGTTCCTGAACATCGATACCGCCACCGCTGTCTGGAATCTGACCAGGAACGGTATGCCGGTCGCTCTCAACGATTATATTGAAGGTCCGTTGACCAATGACGGCGGCACCATCCGTTTCAAAGAGAAAGGAGAATATGTATTAGAAGCCGCCTTTACCGATGGCGCGGGCAGAATTTACAGTTACGCTTCATCAGCCATCGTCTACCCTGTTCCGAGCCTTGTATTTCAGGTGCCTGCCACTGCGCATACCGACAGCGTTATCAAGATAGATACCACAAGCACCGAGATGGACGGGCTGACAGTAGAGTGGCTGGTGGACAACACCTATGGATTTCAGGATTGGGACACTTACATTGACGGGAAGCCAGGCAATGACGGCGGCACCATCCGCTTCAAGCATGCCGGTGTCTACGAGCTGGTGGCGAGAACAACAGACGCTGCCGGGCGGGTATTCCTGTTTGAGAATGGGAATAAGATTGAGGTCCATCCTGTACTCAACATCCGATTTGAATTGCCGGAGACAACCTATCCCGACCGGACTATTGACCTCAGAACCAACGGCAATATTGGCGTTCTGCCCGTCGAATGGAACGTATCCAAGGACGGAAACATCGTCCCGCTTACTTGTGTCGAAGGTACGCTAAATTCTCAGGGCGGGAAAATCCGTTTTACCGAAGCGGGTCAATATACCCTGACCGCTTCCATGACCGACGCCCTCGGCAGAATATTCTCTTATACAGATTCCGTTGCGGTCTATCCCATACCGGAAATACAAATGGCATTGCCGCAGACTGTGTATGCGGGGGAAGCTGCTGCGGCAGCCGTGAGCGGAAGTGGCCTTGATAACCTCACTGCCGTCTGGACCATATCGGAAAATGGCGGAGAGAACAAATCGTATACCGAGTATGCCGATGGTGATCTTTCTAATCAGGGCGGCAATATTACCTTTAAAACAAAGGGGAGCTATGTGCTGACCGTTACCATGACGGACGAGCTTGGCAGAACGTTCTCCCAAAGCAAAACCATTACCGTCTATCCGATACCCGACATGCAAATCAGTTTGCCGCAGCTTACGTATAGTGGAGAAGCCCTTCCGGTCACAGTTGCGGGCAGCGAGCTGACCGGATTAGGCATGGCGTGGAGCATCTCAATAGACGGAGGCGCAACGGCGCCGTACACTCAATATGCGACCGGAACCCTCGGCAGCAATGGCGGGGAGGTGCGGATCAGCACGGACAAGACTATCACGGTAAAGTTTACGGCCATCGCCACAGATGAAAATAACCGCAACTTTACGTTTGTTTCCGGTACGGCAACCGTAAAGCCCGTCGTGCAAGGTTCCTTTAAAATCCCGTCCTCCGTTCATGTCGGCACAGGCTTCACGGTTACGATGGGGAGCGTCTCCGGCCTGGAGGGCAAGAGCATTGTCTGGTCGCTGACCCGCAGCGGCAACGCGGCAAGCTATACCGGAACCTTGACCAACGGCGGGGGCAGCATATCCATCAGCGCTACCGGAACCTATACCCTGACAGCCAGTGTCACCAATGATGTGGGCAGGACGTTTACTCACTCCGAAAGCGTCACCGCCACCAACACTGCCCCGAACAAGCCGACCGCAACCGCAACAGTGACAAGAACCGCCAGGGATGCGAAGCTGCTTGTCAACTTTGCCGTATCCGCTACCGACCCCGACGGGGATACGGTAACCTATGAATATTCCGGTCAGAGTGCGGACGGCTATTATGCAGTTGGCGCTTATGCCGTCAAGGTCAGAGCAAAGGATGCCCATGGCCTGTATTCCGACTGGACAACAATCAGCTTCACCGTCGCCAATTCAGAGCCAACCACGCCGGTTATCACAAGAACACCAAACGGCAACAGTGTCCCGCCGAATACACCGGTTACCATCACCGCATCCAGCACCGATCCCGATGGAGACGTCATTACCTATGTATGGGAGGGCCGACCGGCTCAAACATCCACCTATCCGCTGGGCAAAAATACTGTCCGTGTAAAAGCGGTGGATGCAACGGGCGCGGAATCCTCCTGGGCAGCGATTGTATTTTTTGTGTCAGACAGCACGAATGGCGGCGGCATGACGCTGACGGGTCCCGAATCGGTGATACTGGAGCAAGGCATCGCAGGCGCAACCATTACCGAGTATACCTTCACCGTTCCGCCTGTAAGCGGGCATTCCGGCAGCGACTATGGACGGGTGCGCGGCTATAATATACGGACCGGCGCATGGGATCAACTGGACTATCAGACAACAACAAACGGCATCACCTTCAGCCGGACACTGACACCGGGTGTATATTCGCAGTTGGAGTTTTATTACTACACCAATCACAATTGTATGTACAACAAGAGCAATATCACCTATTCGGTAACCTATTACTTTGAATAG
- the cpaB gene encoding Flp pilus assembly protein CpaB, with amino-acid sequence MNLTIFKNRTVIGLICIALSLIICFALTPLLNSAARAQTEIVRISDTVKKGEVITAGKLETVKIGAYNLPDNVVKSKDEVIGKYADAELQKGDYILSTKVSGTPLTEFEYLAGLDGTKQAMSITIKSFAAGLSGKLEPGDIISLISADSGNTGITAVPPELKYVKVLAVTLGTGTDKEYKAGEIKSGDGEKELPSTLTLLVNSDQAKVLAGLEQNGNLQVTLVYRGSKDNADKFLAAQDRYFKTGESAAADTVESSPQSVEAKNATQEDKNNAE; translated from the coding sequence ATGAATCTTACCATTTTTAAAAATAGAACCGTTATCGGCCTGATTTGCATTGCCCTTTCCCTGATTATATGTTTTGCTCTGACACCGCTTCTTAACAGCGCGGCACGCGCCCAAACGGAAATCGTGCGGATTTCGGATACCGTTAAAAAGGGCGAGGTGATTACCGCGGGCAAGCTGGAAACGGTAAAAATCGGCGCCTACAATCTGCCGGACAATGTGGTGAAAAGCAAGGATGAGGTTATCGGCAAATATGCTGACGCCGAACTGCAAAAGGGGGACTATATCCTTTCCACCAAAGTGTCCGGGACACCCCTCACTGAATTTGAATACCTGGCCGGGCTTGACGGGACAAAACAGGCGATGTCCATCACCATCAAATCCTTTGCGGCGGGACTGTCGGGCAAGCTGGAGCCGGGCGACATCATATCCCTTATCTCTGCGGATTCCGGCAATACAGGGATTACCGCAGTACCGCCGGAGCTGAAGTATGTCAAGGTATTGGCGGTAACTTTAGGCACGGGAACGGACAAGGAATACAAGGCGGGCGAGATAAAGAGCGGTGACGGGGAAAAGGAGCTTCCTTCTACCCTGACCCTGCTGGTAAATTCCGACCAGGCCAAGGTGCTGGCCGGGCTTGAGCAAAACGGCAATCTCCAGGTAACCCTTGTTTATCGCGGGTCAAAGGACAATGCGGACAAATTCTTAGCGGCGCAGGACCGGTATTTTAAAACAGGTGAAAGCGCGGCTGCCGATACCGTTGAAAGCAGCCCGCAGTCGGTAGAAGCAAAAAACGCAACGCAGGAGGATAAAAACAATGCCGAATAA
- a CDS encoding ParA family protein yields the protein MPNKGKQILAVWGSPSSGKTVTAVKIAKELSINRKNVAVVFCDGVCPALPTVLKTKKTVEGSIGEVLSAPSVTQELILKNCICPGKNPYISFLGYKAGENVFTYAEYAKERAVDLLVLLRHIADYVVVDCSSALTDSILSTAALEVADTVLRLGSCDLKSVSYYMSCLPLIADRRFKPEKHIRVLSNVKPRQDSGGYENTYGGVSYRLPHVAAIEEQFYSLALLDSLSGKEAKAYQTVILAITEEVFGNA from the coding sequence ATGCCGAATAAGGGAAAGCAGATTCTGGCGGTCTGGGGCAGCCCGTCCAGCGGCAAAACCGTAACGGCTGTGAAAATTGCCAAAGAGTTGTCCATAAACAGGAAAAATGTCGCGGTTGTTTTCTGTGATGGGGTCTGCCCGGCCCTGCCCACGGTGCTGAAAACCAAAAAAACGGTGGAGGGCTCCATTGGCGAGGTGCTTTCTGCCCCAAGCGTAACCCAGGAGCTTATCTTGAAGAACTGCATATGTCCCGGCAAGAATCCATATATCAGCTTTCTCGGCTACAAGGCGGGAGAAAATGTCTTTACCTATGCCGAATATGCCAAAGAACGGGCGGTAGACCTGCTGGTGCTGCTGCGCCATATTGCCGACTATGTGGTGGTGGACTGTTCCAGTGCCTTGACCGACAGCATTCTGTCCACGGCGGCCCTGGAGGTAGCCGACACGGTGCTGCGGCTGGGAAGCTGCGATTTAAAAAGCGTGTCTTACTATATGTCCTGCCTGCCGCTTATTGCCGACCGCAGGTTTAAACCGGAGAAGCACATCAGGGTGCTGTCCAACGTAAAACCCAGGCAGGATTCGGGCGGGTACGAAAACACTTACGGCGGCGTTTCCTACAGGCTGCCCCATGTGGCTGCCATCGAGGAACAGTTTTATTCCCTTGCCCTGCTGGACAGTCTTTCCGGCAAGGAAGCAAAAGCTTATCAGACTGTCATCCTGGCAATCACAGAGGAGGTGTTTGGGAATGCCTAA
- a CDS encoding ATPase, T2SS/T4P/T4SS family: MPKNIGLFFNTAKYQKAFSEVLQEVQEYISGKYATMIAHNPTEQKQQITAYISKYLTDYSLGVEGLTLDELVERLYSEMAEFSFLTQYLFATDIEEININSWKDVKITYADGRVVPSAEKFNSPEHAVDVVRRLLHKSGMILDQSQPAVVGHLSNKIRITVLSNPLTDHDKGVAASIRIVNPQKLEREDFIRNRTATAEMLDFLSACLRYGLSVCVTGSTGSGKTTLMSWLLSTIPDDKRVFSIENGCREFDLVKEDENGKVVNNVVHTVTRFSEDKKQNIDQEKLLEYALTCNPDVVCVGEMKSAEAFAAQEAARTGHAVITTTHANSCNATYYRMVTLCTQKYDINDRTLYNLVTEAFPIVLFVKKLEDSSRKCMEITECEILPDGERRIHTLFRFHVEENAVVDGAVKIRGGFERVNTLSESLQKRLLENGMPVSLLNKITKGEGTA, from the coding sequence ATGCCTAAGAATATCGGCCTGTTTTTCAATACGGCCAAATATCAGAAAGCTTTTTCGGAGGTTTTGCAGGAGGTGCAGGAATACATTTCTGGCAAGTATGCCACCATGATAGCCCATAACCCGACGGAACAAAAACAGCAAATTACCGCCTATATCTCCAAATACCTGACCGACTACAGCCTGGGTGTGGAGGGGCTGACGCTGGATGAGCTTGTGGAAAGGCTCTACAGCGAGATGGCGGAGTTTTCGTTTTTGACCCAATACCTTTTCGCTACCGATATCGAAGAAATCAACATCAATTCCTGGAAGGACGTAAAAATCACCTATGCCGACGGCAGGGTGGTTCCCTCCGCTGAAAAATTCAACAGCCCCGAACATGCCGTCGATGTGGTGCGACGCCTGCTGCATAAATCCGGTATGATTCTGGACCAATCACAGCCAGCTGTCGTAGGGCATCTGAGCAACAAAATCCGCATCACCGTGTTAAGCAACCCATTGACCGACCATGACAAAGGGGTTGCGGCTTCCATCAGGATTGTCAATCCGCAGAAGCTCGAACGGGAGGACTTTATCCGCAACCGTACCGCAACCGCCGAAATGCTGGACTTTTTAAGCGCCTGCCTGCGGTACGGGCTTTCCGTGTGCGTGACCGGATCTACGGGCAGCGGGAAAACCACGCTGATGAGCTGGCTTTTGTCCACCATCCCCGATGATAAACGTGTGTTTTCCATAGAGAACGGATGTAGGGAATTCGACCTTGTGAAAGAGGACGAAAACGGCAAAGTGGTCAATAACGTAGTGCATACTGTCACCCGGTTTTCGGAGGACAAAAAGCAGAATATCGACCAGGAAAAGCTGCTGGAGTATGCCCTGACCTGCAACCCCGACGTGGTATGTGTAGGCGAGATGAAATCCGCCGAAGCGTTTGCGGCGCAGGAAGCAGCCCGGACGGGACACGCCGTCATTACCACCACCCATGCCAATAGCTGCAACGCCACCTACTACCGCATGGTAACGCTCTGCACGCAAAAATATGACATTAACGACCGGACGCTGTACAACCTTGTTACCGAAGCGTTTCCCATTGTCCTGTTCGTGAAAAAGCTGGAGGACAGTTCAAGGAAGTGCATGGAAATAACCGAGTGTGAGATCTTGCCGGACGGAGAGCGGAGGATTCATACCCTTTTCCGTTTTCATGTTGAAGAAAATGCGGTGGTGGACGGAGCGGTAAAAATCCGGGGGGGATTCGAGAGGGTAAATACCCTATCCGAGAGCTTGCAGAAAAGGCTGCTGGAAAACGGTATGCCTGTGAGTCTTTTGAATAAAATCACGAAAGGAGAGGGTACCGCATGA
- a CDS encoding type II secretion system F family protein, which produces MTFLIMVAFIGLIAGSFLLLRLSPFEFAENMIRPLQNRKKPIGKQIEEAKLPRQARGIRKTIQETKEVLVLTGKSTKFGALCALSCFLLVVGVLVSMLLDNFFMIPVAAVGMALLPFWYILFTAHSYKKQMNAELETALSVITTSYLRNESIITAVEENIAYLNPPVADIFQGFLAETKLINVNVKQALGAMKPRLNSPVFHEWIDAMTACQEDKTLKTTLTPIISKLSDMRVVSAELDYMMYEPLKEFITMALLLIGNIPLIYFLNKDWYAVLMNTGFGKSILAVCGAVIFASLAAVIRLTKPIDYKR; this is translated from the coding sequence ATGACATTTCTTATTATGGTGGCGTTCATCGGGCTGATTGCCGGAAGCTTTCTGCTTCTGAGGCTTTCTCCCTTTGAATTTGCCGAAAACATGATCAGGCCGCTGCAAAACCGGAAGAAACCTATCGGAAAACAGATTGAGGAAGCAAAATTACCCAGGCAGGCGCGGGGCATCAGAAAAACTATTCAGGAAACCAAAGAAGTGCTTGTCCTTACAGGCAAAAGCACAAAATTCGGCGCGTTATGCGCCCTTTCTTGTTTTTTGCTTGTGGTTGGCGTGCTGGTTTCCATGCTGCTGGACAATTTCTTTATGATACCCGTTGCTGCCGTGGGAATGGCTCTCCTGCCTTTCTGGTACATCCTGTTCACTGCTCATTCCTATAAAAAGCAGATGAACGCCGAGCTTGAAACGGCGCTGTCGGTTATTACGACTTCCTATCTCAGAAATGAAAGCATCATCACGGCGGTAGAGGAAAACATCGCCTATTTGAATCCTCCGGTTGCAGACATCTTTCAGGGCTTCCTTGCCGAAACGAAATTGATCAACGTCAATGTCAAGCAGGCCCTTGGAGCCATGAAACCCAGGCTGAACAGCCCTGTGTTTCACGAATGGATCGACGCCATGACCGCCTGCCAGGAGGATAAAACCCTGAAAACCACCCTGACCCCGATTATTTCCAAGCTGTCGGATATGCGGGTAGTCTCTGCCGAACTGGATTATATGATGTATGAGCCTTTAAAGGAGTTTATCACGATGGCGCTGCTGCTCATTGGCAACATACCGCTGATCTATTTCCTGAACAAGGACTGGTATGCGGTGCTGATGAATACGGGTTTCGGCAAGTCCATACTGGCAGTCTGCGGCGCGGTGATATTCGCGTCCCTGGCCGCGGTAATCCGGCTGACGAAGCCGATTGATTATAAACGATAA
- a CDS encoding type II secretion system F family protein, translating to MDVLLFFFALFFAAGIYFIIADALNLPALAATKAVLTVARQDKKQTMNLETVIFELSSKLSRFITIDGYKRRKLEASLKSAGMKLTPETYLAKAWVKAGLTAFFILPVLPIFPILAPVILFLAVAIFFRERQAADEMVRQKREKIEYELPRFVSTVSQELKASRDVLSILKSYQKNAEESFKQELEITIADMKSGNEETALTRLEARIGSTMLSDVVRGLISVKRGDNSTVYFEMLSHDFKLLELQRLKLVAMKRPGKVRKYSFFILGCLLLMYLGVLGYEIMHAFGKLF from the coding sequence TTGGATGTCCTTCTATTTTTCTTTGCCCTATTTTTTGCGGCAGGGATCTATTTTATTATTGCCGACGCTTTGAATCTGCCGGCCCTTGCAGCCACGAAAGCGGTATTGACGGTGGCAAGGCAGGATAAAAAGCAGACCATGAATCTTGAAACAGTCATATTTGAGCTTTCATCAAAGCTTTCCAGGTTTATCACCATTGACGGTTACAAGCGCCGAAAGCTGGAAGCTTCTTTAAAATCGGCGGGGATGAAGCTGACCCCCGAAACCTATCTTGCCAAAGCATGGGTAAAGGCAGGACTGACGGCGTTTTTCATCCTGCCCGTTCTGCCCATTTTCCCGATCCTGGCTCCGGTGATTCTGTTTCTGGCGGTAGCAATATTTTTCAGGGAACGGCAGGCAGCCGATGAAATGGTGAGGCAAAAACGGGAAAAGATCGAATATGAGCTGCCGAGATTTGTTTCTACCGTTTCCCAGGAGCTAAAGGCTTCCCGTGATGTGCTCTCCATTCTGAAATCCTATCAAAAAAACGCGGAAGAAAGCTTCAAGCAGGAGCTCGAAATTACCATTGCTGACATGAAATCAGGCAATGAGGAAACGGCGCTGACAAGACTTGAGGCAAGAATCGGAAGCACCATGCTCTCCGACGTGGTCAGAGGCTTGATCTCCGTTAAGCGCGGCGACAATAGCACGGTCTATTTTGAAATGCTGAGCCACGATTTCAAGCTGCTGGAATTGCAGCGGCTGAAGCTTGTTGCGATGAAACGGCCCGGCAAGGTCCGGAAATACTCTTTCTTTATACTCGGCTGCCTTCTCCTGATGTATCTTGGTGTTTTGGGCTATGAGATTATGCATGCTTTTGGAAAGCTGTTTTAG
- a CDS encoding DUF4320 family protein, giving the protein MLKVLKSRSGQGYIDVVVLVLAVMMVLALVLRVAPVFSAKQQLDTFAAELCRTAEIAGHIGSETTARANRLKDETGLDPAISWSKTGNIQLNEEFTVTLSTTVNIGLFGDFSSFPITLTAKATGVSEVYYKK; this is encoded by the coding sequence ATGCTAAAAGTGCTGAAATCCAGAAGCGGACAGGGGTATATTGATGTGGTTGTGCTGGTCCTTGCGGTAATGATGGTGCTTGCCCTCGTGCTCAGGGTTGCCCCCGTGTTTTCCGCCAAACAGCAGCTTGATACCTTTGCGGCGGAGCTTTGCCGCACGGCTGAAATCGCCGGGCATATCGGAAGCGAAACCACGGCAAGAGCCAATCGGCTTAAAGATGAAACCGGCCTGGACCCGGCAATCAGTTGGTCGAAAACGGGCAACATCCAGTTAAATGAAGAATTCACCGTGACACTTTCCACCACGGTCAATATCGGCCTGTTCGGTGATTTTTCTTCTTTTCCCATTACCCTAACCGCCAAGGCGACAGGCGTTTCGGAGGTGTATTACAAGAAATGA
- a CDS encoding DUF6550 family protein: MSKLSAKTQKRLLVSGLAALCVVLAVAVFSFVGGSGEKDKSNITAKNISNKVTVDDIKTGSGTENQASDKNVVLDIGKQQDVEVPITKTPEKTAEPEKPVVKDEDALKNSDTPPVYDKEQTTVEKKSSEPKSGDKKGGKVYIPGFGWVTDEGGGGKGEVVDSDGDINKQVGQMN, from the coding sequence ATGAGCAAATTAAGTGCCAAAACTCAAAAGAGGCTGCTGGTCTCAGGACTTGCCGCCTTATGTGTCGTTCTGGCAGTTGCCGTTTTCTCCTTTGTCGGAGGCAGCGGTGAAAAGGATAAATCAAATATTACCGCAAAGAATATAAGCAATAAGGTAACAGTGGATGATATAAAGACCGGCAGCGGGACGGAAAACCAGGCTTCAGACAAAAATGTAGTCCTCGATATCGGTAAACAGCAGGATGTTGAAGTGCCGATTACCAAAACCCCCGAAAAAACAGCTGAACCGGAAAAACCTGTGGTCAAGGATGAAGACGCCTTGAAAAATTCCGATACACCGCCTGTATATGATAAAGAGCAGACCACTGTGGAGAAAAAAAGCAGTGAGCCCAAAAGCGGGGATAAAAAGGGCGGCAAGGTATATATCCCCGGCTTTGGATGGGTGACCGATGAAGGCGGCGGCGGAAAAGGTGAAGTTGTCGATTCGGACGGAGACATCAATAAACAGGTTGGACAAATGAATTGA